From bacterium, one genomic window encodes:
- a CDS encoding phosphoribosylglycinamide formyltransferase → MKAAVLLSGSGRTLENFHARIADGSLPLQIAAVVSSRGDARGVAVARDHGTPVAVFRRRDYPDAAAHNAAINAWLALHAPRLIVLAGYLCYYIKPDGFTGPVVNIHPALLPAYGGQGFYGDRVHQAVLAAGETETGCTVHLVDEVYDHGRILGQARVPVRPDDDVASLAARVFAAECELYPRVLADLARDLTGA, encoded by the coding sequence GTGAAAGCCGCGGTCCTGCTCTCGGGCAGCGGCCGCACCCTGGAGAACTTCCACGCCCGCATCGCCGACGGCAGCCTGCCCCTGCAGATCGCGGCGGTGGTCAGCAGCCGCGGCGACGCGCGCGGCGTGGCCGTGGCCCGCGACCACGGCACGCCCGTGGCGGTATTCCGCCGGCGCGACTATCCGGACGCCGCCGCCCACAACGCCGCCATCAACGCCTGGCTCGCGCTCCACGCGCCGCGGCTCATCGTCCTGGCGGGCTATCTCTGCTACTACATCAAACCCGACGGCTTCACCGGTCCGGTGGTGAACATCCACCCGGCCCTGCTGCCGGCCTACGGAGGGCAGGGCTTCTACGGCGACCGGGTGCACCAGGCGGTGCTCGCCGCGGGCGAGACCGAGACCGGCTGCACCGTGCACCTGGTCGACGAGGTCTACGACCACGGCCGCATCCTGGGCCAGGCCCGGGTCCCGGTCCGGCCTGACGACGACGTGGCGTCCCTCGCGGCGCGGGTCTTCGCCGCCGAGTGCGAACTCTACCCGCGGGTGCTGGCCGATCTGGCGCGCGACCTCACCGGCGCCTGA